The segment gttgggcgtggaacggactgccaagacgaatggccgcaggttcaaagcccaagggcacaaacctttgacttttctaaaatcatgtgtgtattctttgtgaatttatcgttcgctttaacggtaaaggaaaacatcgttaggaaacctgcacatctgagaagttctctataggaatttcgagggtgtgtgaagtctaccaatcgcactaggccagcgtggtggactaaggcttaatccctctcagtagtagaggaggcccgtgctcagcagtgggcaaatatataatacagggctgatattattatattatttatattatagacagGTACAATGATTACTTTAATTGATATCAAAGTATTTGATTCGTTGCGTatcaaattagattttttattatcagcGTAGCTCTACACTTCGATATAATCGcctatatacttaataaatgacgtataataattacattttagtaGACTGCTTATATTCTATTCTTCGGCTTTATTCTTTTTAACAGTAACGTGGTCATGCgcgttatgttttataaatgatcACTTTTCCGTTTATTGATAACGGAGGACGCTCATTGGCGGGTTTAGGAAGAGGCGTATCGTGGCTTCGCACCCACATAAGATGCCTCTCGAAGAATCTTAGCCGAGGTCCTTTTTTTAGTATGGCTCTGGTACGGATtcattagtattatatttattctttgcCCTAGGGCCTAGACCATAACGCCAGTAAAGGGCTCCATACATAATGACAGTAGGTCTTGAATCTAGACCCTTCAGTAAGGCCTAGATTTATCtaaactgatattattatttttaaagagaaaaaaagttggattttttaatgtataattactcaataatatttttttttaattctttcacAAATTGGAAGTTCACATTTATCCTTTATTACTTAGTTATATTCTAAGTAATAAAGGTTACTTTTGTCCCAGGAATAATCGTTAATGCGGGCGGAATCgcgagtaataaataataattataaaaccacATGGTAATGATTTCCGAACTGCTCTAATCATTCAGGAAATCATTAGTAAATCtggatactgagtaaaaaatacagtttacttacaaaatgtgtattcaaaataatcaaaagtacaatattatgtataaatctcttcatataaatataaatacaaaataacttgTAGGTATAATGGTGTCCCCGGAAGGTGGTTAGATACTTACAtcaagtataattttattaaagtttgttttcgtttattgactataataaaatcaaacgaaattagtaaatttaaaatctctTAATATTCAGTGTATAGTATCATCAGCTAGTTacagaacaaaatatatatatttcttacgTACCTCGTTAGATATCTTTCCTATCAATCTCTAGGCTATTTGACAGTATGCAAAATAATGACTTCTTTATTGCCACCACATACCTTATATAGTTTAAAAGCAattgcaaatttataaaaaacattgaacAGTGTTACtaaaaacccaaaaataaacttaatttatttttagctgGAACACGTGATTGTATTCAACGTGATGGTTTCAACTGGCGAAATTTGCGCTGACGTAACATTTGTAAGTACTTGCTGTTATGgctgtgtattttttgtaatgatttctttaaatgaaatacatacaacattgacaacaataaaaaataaacattatctttGGGGTCCACAGACACCGCTATGTGATAATGGTTTTCAGAAATTAGACAACTAGCACCTTTACGTAAATCTGTGgcaactataataaaaatggtaTATAGTTACAgtggttttatatataaagaacaTTACAATTAGCAGCCCatcaaaaatattagaataataagTAGATTTTACATTTATGCAATTTGCTCATGAATTGCCATAATTGACACAATCAGATTTCAGACGTaggcataattttaaaattagagtaAGTAGGTAGGTATCTACTATTtactaacattaaaattttactttctcCTTTATGGTTTATACGTTTTTAActcgtatatttataaattgccaCTTGTTTTTTCCGTTAACTCGTTCAAATGTTATACGATTTCAGTGGTTCAAATCGATGTTAATTACTCGTAAATAgttatttacttttatctaTAAGCTACAGACCGATTTTGTTACATACTGATCATTGAACTCATTTTCTGTAATAACTTGCAGGTAAATACACCATTATTAGCTCACTAATCACGAAATCTAGGAATTATAAAGCAAGGACATATAATTTgacaagtattttaataatcccAAACCCAAAGCTAGTAGAAACGTGGTTGGGAGATTGTATGAATGTCGCTAAAATTAGTTATTACAAGAACGCGCATAGTTACCAACATAAGCTAGTGTACACAGCATTACGACACTCAAAccttttatgattttattgactactagcttttgctcgcggcttcgcccgcgtgaaggtgttttccaggataaaattccactgtttgataaaagtcttgctacatattttcccggtacttataggttcaaactaattttatccccaatctataatttcagttcaatcagtcgaaaatctaagaacatttatacaaacgttcatcccctattttatccccttaagggtagaatttatcaaaatcctttcttagtggatgcctacgtcatagtagctttatgcatgtaaagtcttagcccgatccgtccaatggtttgggctgttccttgatatatcactgtcagtcacctttgagttatatattatattaacaactgaagttagctaaaattgagtttctcgaagccgaccactatttatgtactatgtattttgagactatgcaattttgtcgcgttcgcgattcactttcacttttgttgagtttcagaacgcgatattagatcctccaacgcgcacgcgaatttgaactttatgcagcggtaataaattacaaattcactctccattttatttagaaaacgtttgtatgggaaatagaaaaatgctgttttgaggattttcccggcaattattcgaatttttctcaccttttaaaccttccctagacctccacgaataattcaagaccaagataagataaatccgttcagccgttctcgagttttagcgagactaacgaacagcaattcatttatatatatatagattatgctTTTTGTGGTTCAATCCATCCTCCGAAAGCTTTTTCTAGCTCTTCTGCAACTGCTAAGCATAATCTGTCTTGATTGTGATTTGCTACTACTTGCAATCCTATTGGAAGTCCTTCCTTACTAAGTCCTAAAGGTATAGTCGTAGCAGGTAAACCAAGAGAGTTTATAATTGCagtataactaaaattatatagtttaaCTATTGGTTCATTGTGGTAGGGAGCTGGAGTCGGATGAGTTGGATACAAAAACACTCCATTGTCTCCAAGCATGTCTATAAaagttttttctaaattctcTCGCGATTTTAAGAAATGGTGATGTCTTTCGTCACCAACTGATATTCCACCGTGATCAATCAATGAAACAACAAGCCCGACGAAAGTATTACCAGAAAGGCCAAAGAGGTTCTTCACCATTTCAAGTAATATTAGTCCCACAGTGTCCTTTTTCATTATGAATTCTCCAAATAATTTGTCGGATTTCATTGTTGATAGCCATATAGCAATGGATTTTtgaagttgtttaattttttttccttctGCGATGATTTGATGTTGCACCTTCAAATATTCTACAACTTTTTTCATTGCAGTTATTATATCTACGTCAACAGGATCCACGATTGGTGCATCATTAGAAATTTGAtagaagaattttattttcCGAATGTCAACTGGCTCatccaaatttaatttacttgcaTTTTCACCTGATAGTATTTTCAATATAGGTTTTAAATCTACTGCAAATCTTGTCATGGGGCCAATACCTAAAAAAACATACCATCAGAATAGTTAATGCTTTTCTACCCAGAGAAGCGGGTATGTAGATACATAGCGTAAAACATACTTAGGAAAGAATCATGTAATTCGGATTCTGTATCAGGATACTGTCCATCATTGGATACTACAAATTTAGAAGATTTGTGTCCAAATATACCATTAAAATATGCTGGCATTCGGATTGATCCACCTATGTCGGAACCTGTAATGTAAGGATTGATGAATAATTATTCCAATCTAATGAATAATACGTAATGCAACGGAACAAAGAGCAGGTTGTTACCCTGAAGATAAGAACCACGCTTGCACGTTTAACTTGTATTATTAGTTTGACGCCCGATTCACAAAGCATTGTGATTCGAATTTATTTGTACACACACAATTACAGTATTATTTTACTAGTATAAATCTTCAAAACCAAAACAAGAATATCTACtatttgtaatgtatatttCAAATGTGGGTAATAAGCGCGGAACATGACAGTTGTCAGTTCTGCATTAAACGTGATACGTAACGGtcgatattgttttgttatgcATCATTCCCGAGTTTGCAACAGACCTATGTCGGAAATATTACACTATTGCACAATTCCTTGGCGGTCAAATTAAATATCAGCGGTATCTGCCTACATGAACTCTAAGCATAGTTTGAAAGATCTACGATACTGATCCGTGAGAAGACAACCATTATATGATAATCTTACCAATACCAAAACAGCTACCACCGACCGCTTGCAAGCAAGCTTCGCCGCCCGAAGACCCACCGACAATTCTAGTGGTATTATACGGATTATTAGTTCGTCCAAATATGTGATTGTGCGTCTCCCACCTGcgaataatatttatgacagTACATTTATGTATAAGCGAAATCAAAGAAAAGgaaattttattgtacataggtatgtgattattttttgcCAAAACCAATGTACAACAAAATTCCAAACAATCTTGTCACATTGGCGAATTGCGAGCCGCTGCTCGTTACGAATTCATCCAGTGTAACAAGatacttagaaataaataatattataccttaCCACATACAAAGTTCAGGTACATTAGTGAGCCCTATTATTATAGCTCCCTTTTCCTTTAAAAGACTTATGCACTTAGCATCCTCTTCAGCTATAAAATCCTTACGTAACACAACACCAGCCGTTTGGTGGAGAcctgtaatgtaaaaatatatgttatatcaaTACACCTACATTAATGAAGCTTTGGATTGgaataacttttctaaaatcaatttatttcgaTATACTTAAGTTTTGTGTAACAAAATTGATAGCGATTTTACCTTTCACACTGATGCTGTCTTTGGTCGTAAATGGCACACCGAGGAACGGTTTTTCACTGGCCAATTGTTCGCTAGTCTTAGTCCCACTGCGTATGAGTTCATCGGCCTCTCTGGCTTCCTTCATAGCCAGCTCGAACCGGTCTTCGACAAAACAGTTGAGGATCGAGTTGACATTTTTTATTCGTGTAATACATGCTTGTAGTACCTCGACACTTGTAATCTGAAACAAATTTACAAAACGCTTGGATAAATTTCCTTTTACCtactataaatgcgaaagtaactgcGTATGTTCAAAggaattaaattacatttctaaGCCGATTTTGATCATATTTAGGTACGATCAAGCTGTTTCTTATAGATATTTTTCAGCAACCAAATTCTACGTGGACAAGGCCGCAATCAAAGTCTAGCATAAATAATTGGTAATCACTTTCTTCATAGTGTATTAAACGCGAGAAGGTTAAAGCAGTTTATCCTCTTTATGACATTGCTGTTCAATTTATGTTACATTGTGAGTCTATTTAGAGCCACACATTTCAACGAAGCAGTTTGTAGACgagatcttttttttttcagaaaactGTTTGGACCCTACAAATGGGTCAATGCAAGAAAAGTGTAACCAAACCAAaccaaaatacttaaaatttcgtcatattaaattttaaaggccgaaatatccatgattattaattatttttacgtttttctttcaactgcgagaactaatcgctaactagacgtgaatttaaattctttacttgccaatacttgtttagttacccagattaaaggtgaaacaaaatgtatgaaaatggaccttgagctatcGCCTTAAGAAAACTtgaggaaaatattaattttatataaggtaAAGTCACTAATGCTAGACAGTGCCCTAAAGGATGACACCTACGAAAAAATGTGcttgtattaaaaacaattttactaaaatgactcttattacaatattataggaCACCTATCACCATCTATGAATTTTTCTAAAAAACTCTTAACAGTTTCTAAACGAAATTTTCAAActtaactgtcaattgtttgaaataactgtcagcgattgacagcaggcgcgctgcaaattcatagttaagacgggacaacgtctgtcgggtcaactagttaattaataaattaagcttataatttttttaaaaatttttagATATCGTGaacacagattaaaaaaaaataaaaacgtcttTTTCGTTTCACTGTGCCCCACCTTACCCTATCTAAATGACAGACATACCTATTTATccacatttcaaataaattacatatttatctacatttCAATCACATTGTCACGTCTGTTCTCACATTTGGTACTAATTGAATCGAATATTTACCTACTACAAAAGTGAATATTGACATTGCTACGAACCTCTTTGTTGCGTATTTTCTTTGCTACTTCAATAGCTGGTACCTTCAATATGTCATCGGTAATAGGGGGAACTCTTTCTCCTTTCTTTCCGTAATATAATCTGAAGAACAACCTCGCTATGGCTGCGACAGTTAATCTCACTACGTGCATAACTTTGAGTTTCAGGCTTATCGGCCTATATGTTATCTGTGTTGCATTCATGATGTGGCTTAAATTAaagtcttttaataaaaatattcacggCACTGACAtaagatataaacattaaaagagTCCTCGAGAGACGAGTTATCAAATTATGGTAACGCGACGTCTTCTGGCAAGTTTCTAGCACAAGGCCGATGTCACAAAGTGCACACGGCAGACTGTTGGACACGATGAATGGGCAATGCGAGTAGTGGATAGATAAACGATATCAACCACGTCATTAGCGCTATCTATCTCTAGACTTGAGCTGCCATTGTATTACACAGGTATCTATAACAGCTTGAAATTTGGTAAATTCGAGTATTTTATAGCTTGTTGGCAAATCATTAATGCCTCATTAACCAGGCTTAAGCTAAGTCTtacaatatattgcgcaaggaCGTTCAGGCGCTTTTATTCTAGCGGCATATCTGTAATTTCAGATAAGTAAAGAATTTTTCTATTGGGACGTaacaattttttgtattattgtgtAATCTACCAACGCGAAAACATGTGtcaaactgtatttttttatcatggtGATCTAGCTGTTGCAAGTCTCTGAATTCAAAATGCCATTCTGAATGTGTAAAACCCTGCTGTACCGTAACGTCTACAACGTAGAAGTAGGTGCTAGTGATAGAGCGAGCGACATATTGCACCTATCACTAAAGGTAACACGACTCAGCCCAGTGAACTTAGTCTTAACATCACGTGAAACATCCTAGGTACTTATAGACAAAATTTCCTCAGCGATGTGGTACGTTTCAATACAAATACCTAGGTAGTTACAGTTCACATTACCTGCTTTTAAGTTTTTAAGGCATTAGGCTCGATATTTATTAGGCTGGCAACTTCGCatgcgtgaaaagcctttcctaCTGCAGGTCACTGAATGTATAGTACTGAAGTAAGAGTATACcaaattttaaagtaatcgAACACGGGAAGTAGAAAGAGAGCTGATGATCTCCAATCTCCTGTAGAGATGTTCTGAAAttact is part of the Manduca sexta isolate Smith_Timp_Sample1 chromosome 10, JHU_Msex_v1.0, whole genome shotgun sequence genome and harbors:
- the LOC115455875 gene encoding fatty-acid amide hydrolase 2-B, with product MNATQITYRPISLKLKVMHVVRLTVAAIARLFFRLYYGKKGERVPPITDDILKVPAIEVAKKIRNKEITSVEVLQACITRIKNVNSILNCFVEDRFELAMKEAREADELIRSGTKTSEQLASEKPFLGVPFTTKDSISVKGLHQTAGVVLRKDFIAEEDAKCISLLKEKGAIIIGLTNVPELCMWWETHNHIFGRTNNPYNTTRIVGGSSGGEACLQAVGGSCFGIGSDIGGSIRMPAYFNGIFGHKSSKFVVSNDGQYPDTESELHDSFLSIGPMTRFAVDLKPILKILSGENASKLNLDEPVDIRKIKFFYQISNDAPIVDPVDVDIITAMKKVVEYLKVQHQIIAEGKKIKQLQKSIAIWLSTMKSDKLFGEFIMKKDTVGLILLEMVKNLFGLSGNTFVGLVVSLIDHGGISVGDERHHHFLKSRENLEKTFIDMLGDNGVFLYPTHPTPAPYHNEPIVKLYNFSYTAIINSLGLPATTIPLGLSKEGLPIGLQVVANHNQDRLCLAVAEELEKAFGGWIEPQKA